One Arachis hypogaea cultivar Tifrunner chromosome 2, arahy.Tifrunner.gnm2.J5K5, whole genome shotgun sequence genomic window, TGATGATTCTCAGATCATTATTTAAAACGTGAAAAGTTTTTGAATAGTATCTTTTAGGCACTAAAATGTTTGTTTAACGATATGTGAACTTCTTGTGTCCTCCACTACATTAGAGATGTCAGCTAATGATTTGCATTCTTATAACATGTTAAGCATAGTAACAATTAATCTGAAGATGAAAATTTAACATTGATTGTGGATGCCTGTTCATGCCTTGCACTTCTCTAATGTAGTGAAAGTGTTTGTTTATTTGGTTAGTCCCAAGGGTTGGTTGTATTTATGCTTTTTTTATGACGTAGATtaatagattttgaaatcaattacTAAGTGCTGGCAATATCATATCTTTCTTATACCAGAGCCACTTTACCTCCATCGTTTGCGATAGAGGTGTTTGTTCACTGTGAGGGAGAGACAAGGTTCAGAAGACTTTGTCAGCCTTTTCTCTATTCACACTCTTCATCAAATGTGTTGGAAGTAGAGGTAATTATTGCATTTTACATATGTTCTTGCTGTTATTAACAATATCCAGTTTCTGATTCCTCCGACTGTTTGAAGATTTAATATTCAATAAGCTTCTGGCTATCTCTGTTGCACATAATGCTGTTATCTCTTGTTTCCTCTCTCCTTTATTTTATATGCTATTTTCACTATGCAATTCTTATATTTTTGATTTACTATTTACAAGTAGATATTAAAAAACATAGTAGCTCCCAATATTGCACTCCGAGATAAACTTCTAGCTCAAAATTATTTTCTATGGTCTAAAGAGAGCTAAAAAAATCTAAGAAAATATTTGGAGAATCATGGGTTTGACCTATGGACCTGCATTAGTTTCCAGCTTTGCACTCACTGGGTAAATTAGTGGTTTTGGCTTGCATAAGGAATCTAATAATTCTATGCCAGTCCTTAGTTTTGTTGTGGTGCTTTGGTATATTTGGTTGGAACTTGGAAGTAATTCTAGGGTTTTTAATTATGCCTTTCCTACTATTGATTTTGTATAGGATaggttactgtttccatttgatgCTCAACACGTGTTTCATTTAATGGTATTCCTTTATTGACGTTCATATGTAATAGGGATTGACATTCATTTTTATACAGTTAATACTTTAGGTTTTAACTATGTCTTATGTATCTATTTAATGACGACTGATCCTCGTTTCCACATTAtcctctctttatatatatattttagaaaaaggaagatgaacaatacaaaaaatatatatttatttattttagagaaagaagaagaagaaaacaaagtaaaaaaaaaagaactaggaaaagaagacaaagaaagaaagctaacaaaatattcaaCACATAAGTTTTACTGATTAATATTAATGTACAAATTTGATTATTGATTTAAGATTTGGTAATCATGGCTAACTTGTTTTCttttgatatatgtatgcataatCAGTGGTTTTCTTTAACTTTTGAATATTTTATACTGATGAATTGGTCTCCTGATACATGTTAGTGATTTGCCCAAGCTTGCAATCTTGCACCATAATTGTTTTTCTATTGAAAACATTTATGCTGAAATTACCGCTTCATTACTGTTTTCTTTTGCTCAGGCTGTTGTTACTAGTCATCTAGTTGTTAGGGGTAGCTACCGCAGTTTGAGCTTGGTTATATATGGTAACACAGCTGAGGACCTGGGCCAGTTTAACATTGAGTTTGGTGACAATGCATTGACTGATCTGGCTGATTCTGAGGAGGGAAAGCTTGAAGACCTTCCAGTTGCATTACATCCTACTAATTTTACTATTGAAGATTCAAGTTCTTTGAATGTATTGTCCATCCCAGTTCCCGCAGCAGATATTTCTGTTGAAGTCAAACTGTTTCTACAGTTGATGTTAAAGATTTTAGAGTTTTCTGAGCTTGGGGATGCTGGACATAAGGTTGTAAGTACTGTAGTATCAGCAATCGCTTCTTACATTTCTAGTGACATATGTGAATCAATCAGTGGGAGATATCAGACACGAAATAGACCTGATAAGTTTGAAGAGTTGCACGGTGTTGTCAATGAGGCAAGAAAAGGACTTCTTGAGGTTTATAAGGTTCTTCAGCAAAAAATAGGGAGTGAATCTTCCGAATATTCAGCAGAGGGCAATGACCTTGAAATGGGAACTGAAATTTCGGATTCCAAAGTGTTGGTAGATATGTTTAATCATTACTTTCAGTTTAAAAGGCAATCTTTGCTTACGGGAGATCACTTTGTATCTCGGGTGACGTACCATTTTCTTCTCACATTCTAAGACAAAAAGAAATCCTTTTCACTCATGTTATTTTTCTTCCGCTCTCCTTGCATACCTTCTTTATTTATTCCTGGAATCTTATTTTTCCATATACTTTACTGCAGAGTGAGCATACCCTGTTAGGATTGAGCATGGCTCATTTGCTATGCTCTGGTAGGGAGAGCTGCTTTCATTTTGTTAATAGTGGGGGAATGGAGCAGCTTGCAAAATTTTTCTCTAAGGATGGGCAAAACTCTACTACTATCATGCTCCTGCTTCTTGGTGTTGTGGAGCGGGCCACTAGGTTTTCAGTTGGATGTGAAGGTTTCTTAGGTTGGTGGCCTCGGGAAGATGAAAATATTCCGTCTGGAACCAGTGAAGGTTATAGCCAATTGTTGAAGTTGATACTGTCGAAACCTCGTCATGATGTTGCTTCTCTTGCGACCTATTTGCTTCATCGCTTACGCTTTTATGAAGTTACTTCAAGATATGAGGTATTGCTTTCTCTGTATGTGCTTGGTCTGGAAACTTTTagtttttgtcttttgtttttgcgTTTCAGAACTTCATTATTATCATGTGGTAATTTGATCTTCGCCAGTCTGCAGTTCTGTCTGTGCTGGAAAACATCAGTACGGCTGGTAGGGTTACAGATGTTACATTGAATATGCTCACCTCTGCTGAAATTTTCCTCAGAAAGCTCCTGGTCAGTTTAATTCAATTGATTGTGGTATTTGTAGCATTCTAAATGAATAGTGCACAGGATTTTGTTTTACTTCTTCCTTGCAACTTAGACAGCTTTATTCTTTGAGCAATAATCTGCATCTTGAAATAAAATTCCTTGTTAATATTTATTGACAAGTACCAATACAGAAATTGATAAATTCACGTGGTCCAATTGAAGATCCTTCTCCACTGGCCTGTGCAAGCAGATCAATGATTTTTGGTCAAACAGATGGATTACTATCATATAAAACAACTTCTGCCTTGATCAACTCTTCAAGTTGTTGCTTTGCAGATTGGGATATTGACTCGCATTTATTGGGACTTTTGAAGGTATTCCACTTAACTTTGACGAGAAGCTGCCGAAAGTTTTATGTACTCATGTTTTGGATagagtttttttaattattttttttaacatcacTCAATTATTTGTACTCGTGCTCATAATATCTGTATTTACATGTTTTCCTGGATGCAGGAGCGGGGTTTTGTTTCTTTATCAACTGCACTGTTGTCATCATCTGTATTGCGCACAGAAAAGGGACATGTCATGGAAATATTCATGGATGTTACCTCTTCAGTTGAGGCTGTGATACTTTCATTACTTTTTTGCCGTTCAGGTTGGCTATAATTAGTATCaatttaaaattctcatgcatGTATAAGACACACATTGTTGGATCCATTATCACAATGGAAACAAAATATCAAGTAACTTGACTAACTTTCTGCTCCATTGTAGGCCTGATATATCTATTACAGGATCCTGAACTTTCTAGTACTTTAATCCATGCCCTCAGGGGTGGTCATCGTGGCAACAAGGAAGATTGCGTTCCTCTTCGATATGCTTCCGTTTTGATTTCAAAGGGTTTCTTTTGTAGTCCACTGGAGATAGGAATGATAGTGGGGATGCATTTAAAAGTGGTCAGTTGTTCTCTCTCAAACAACTCCGTCTATGTTTTACCTTCTCCCTCCTCATTCTGCTGCTCCCATTCCCCCATCGATGTTTTGATTACTGATTTGTATCTGTGACAATTTTTATAATTGGTCAGGTTAAAGCCATtgattctttgctttcttcaaatCCTCAGTCAGAAGAGTTCTTATGGGTTGTGTGGGAACTCTCTGCCCTGTCAAGGTTGACATTGCCCTTTGCTTGTCTGAATTGAATCTTAAGTATTTTAAACAAGGTCTGATTGAAATATGCGGATGGTTGTAGGTCTGATTGTGGACGGCAGGCTTTGTTGGCTTTGGCAAATTTCCCTGAGGTATGGTTTACTTATCCTCTAACAATCCACAAAATACAGTATCAGGAAGTGTATTGTTTTTTGCACCTTTCTCTGACATGAGAATAGTATACGAAGGAAAAGGTGTAGAAATGCACATGTTTGGCTCCCCTCCCTGTCATCTAAAGGAAGTATTTTTTGTAATTGTACTTCTACCCAAAGGTTTCTGAAGTTTTTCATAGGTTTCAGTTTTATCTATGATATACCGAATATGTTTATTTGTCCATTAGATCAATGCTAGATTGTAGTTATTGACCTTAGTTGTTAATACTGTTAGTGGCAAGTTCTGTTATATAGGTACCTAGAGTTTTATTGTTTGTGATATTTAGATGTTGTGAAATCTTGCTTGTTTTCAGGCACTTTTTTATAGGATGACTGTTTCTTTGGTTTTTTGTAGGCTATTTCTTTGTTGATTGAAGCACTGAGTTCTGTAAAGGAAACTGAATCTGTTGTGAAAAACAGTGGTAAATATCCAATTCACTCAATTGTAGTCTCATTCTTCCTTATGCACATTATTTGCTGATTTTTTCCCCCTCCCCTTTTTAGTGATCTGACCTGCTTGTTCTCACTCTGTTGAATTCAGGATCATCGCCAGTAAATCTGACATTAATTCACTCAGCTGCAGAGATTATTGAAGTCATTGTTACAGATTCTACAGCATCATCTTTAGGTTCTTGGATTGGACATGCCATGGAGCTTCATAGGGCTTTGCATTCCTCCTCTCCAGGGTCCAACAGAAAAGATGCTCCCTCACGGCTAGTGGAATGGATAGATGCTGGTGTAGTATACCATAAACATGGGGGTATTGGTCTCCTACGCTATGCTGCTGTATTGGCTTCTGGAGGGGATGCCCAGTTGACTTCAACTAGCATCCTAGTGTCAGATCTAACTGATGTTGAAAATGTTGTTGGAGAGTCTTCCATTGGCTCTGAGATTAATGTTATGGAGAATCTGGGGAAGTTTATATCTGAAAAATCTTTTGATGGTGTTACTCTTCGAGATTCTTCGTTGGCGCAATTGACAACGGCACTCAGGATTTTATCTTCCATTTCTGAGAACCCTGTATGTTACAGTCTATTTTGAATTGTTTCACTGATAATAGTTAATGCTTTCCTAAAGTAGTTTTGACTTGTGCAGACTGTTGCTGCAACTCTCTATGATGAAGGTGCTGTAATAGTTATCTTTGCTATTTTAGTGAACTGCAGATTCATGCTGGAGAGATCCTCAAACAGTTATGGTAAAGTCAATTACAATGCTCAATATTTGAAGTTGCTTATATGATTATGTTAGCATACTTGAGAGACAACCCTCTAAAAGAATTGTGTGCCTTGCTCTTGCTCCATACCCTACTACattttcagttattttttttcttgtttcgtTTAATATCTACCTCTTCCTCTTAGTTCTtgcattcataaaaaaattatatctgtATCTTTTCTTTCTACTCTTTCCAAAGTTGCTCCATGTAATTTTCCTTTCTTCTGAACAGATTACCTTGTAGATGAGGGTACAGAATGCAATGCTACATCTGATTTACTATTGGAACGTAATCGTGAACTTAGCATAGTTGATCTTTTGGTTCCTTCTCTGATGCTACTGATCGAACTCCTACAGAAATTACAGGTGTGACTTTTAGATGTCCCATCTCTTCTCTCTATACTAGTTTTTATGTAGTCACTATTCTGTCAGAAACTTGGAGttatttatgtttaaaatgtgAGCATGTTATGTATCCAACTGTTACTGACCAAGAAATTGCCTTAAgaactttaattattttcaagGTTTTACATTGGTTATTGCGTGTTGAACTGTTGATTGGGGATTGCATCTTGAGCATACATGCAGCTTTAGCTTAGTGGGGTCTTCTTGCTAGGAATATGTACTAAATACTATGCTCAATTTGTGGGAAGGTATTGAATTGTTTGAGTGAGTTTTTGTTTTATTACTTGCCTTTATGTGTAATTTTCTTTGCCTTGGCTGGGATTATCAAAGGATAAGAATAGGTTGTGGACAATGGTACCTGCAGTTATTGCTGGATATTGAATACCTTCCATTATGCTTCTGGAATTATATGTATCATTTACAaccttttgaattttgattttcaaatggATGAGACCAAACTTTGATGTTTATTACAATGCTGATgtaatatatatcaaaattagaaTGTTGGTTTATATGTGGTGCTTGTCTTTGTATCACATTTGTTTTATTCCttgattattttttatgacaTTGTGTTTTACCCCCTTAGGTATGATACTTTGATCAAACATTGTTTCGTCCTTGTTTTGTCTGATGGAGTAGCAGTGCCTTGTGTATTGTTAGTTATTAGTCAGTATTCTTGATggattttgtttgcaattttataGGAAGCAAAGGAGCAGCACCGTAATACAAAACTAATGAATGCTCTTTTACGATTACACAGAGAAATCAGGTATTGTCAGCTTCCTTTCTATTTGCATCTGTTGTGGGGTCATGCTATCTTTAAGTTGATCAAATTCTTCTGGTTGCAGCCCCAAGTTAGCTGCTTGTGCAGCAGACTTGTCATCTCCATATCCTAATTATGCTATTGGTTATGGAGCTGTCTGTCATCTTATTGcgtctacccttgccttttggccgGTATATGGATGGAGTCCCGGTCTTTTTCACACCCTTCTCACGAGCGTCCAAGCTAGTTCAGTGTTGACTCTTGGTCCAAAGGAAACATGTAGTTTGCTCTATCTTTTGGTATGTTCATTCCATTCAAAGTGTTTTTTTTCTTTACATGTTCCGTGTAACACTTCTCATTTCAGTgcccataaatattttattttgttttattgtttttttttaattaataacaaagGAAATAGTTTGATTAAGGTATTGAGAGAACAATATAAAAGAGTGGAGGAAAAGAATTCCTCCCAGAACTACagaaatacaaaaaatacaaGCTTGAATGAACTGCTGCTTTCCAACCGGCTCATCATGTCTGAGAGGGAACTTCATTGCTCATAGTTAATTATTTGAACTGCAAACAATAACATCATTGaacgtaaaatttatttatctctTCTTATATGTTTCCTATTGCAAGAGTGATTTATTCCCTGAGGAGAATATGTGGCTTTGGACTAGTGGAATGCCTTTGTTGAGTGCACGAAGAATGTTGTCTGTTGGAACCCTATTTGGGCCCCAGAAGGAGAGACATGTCAACTGGTATCTGGAACCTGCACACCTTGAGAAGCTGGTTTTCCAATTTGGACATCACATTGATGAAATTGCTGAGATTATACAGCATTATGCTGTTTCTGTATGTACTTTCTGCCGATATGGCAATgttatgaattttaattttcttccATCTTTCTATCTGGCAGTGAGATATGATGGTGAGTTTATGTAAGTGGTCTTTTTCTTGTGTCGTTCTGTTTTCTTGACAGGCATTAGTGGTCATTCAAGATCTATTGCGCGTCTTTGTAACTCGCATTGCATGCCAAAATCCAGATTATGCGTCTCGGCTCATACGCCCAGTATTGTCATCAATTAATCACCATATTTCCGAATCATCCTCTCCATCTGATACTGATGCATTTAAGGTAAGGATTCCTTGATGTTTGCCCCCCAGTTTGGTTCATAGTTCATCTAATTTTTTTGTACGAttagtttgttttctattttgatgTTATACTGTCTATTTCTACACTATTTTCAGGTTTTGAGGCTCCTTGATTTTCTTGTCAGTCTATTGGAGCATCCATTTGGCAAGGTCAGTGatttattttactatatttttctttgtttttccttcttattttcatCAGGATCATTGTTTTGGTATTGCTAACTATTGGTGATTCAGTAATTTTACATAATATGCATCTGATATCCATTGTTTCTATTTTAGGGCCTATTATTGAGGGAGGGCACCCTTCAGATTATAACCAAAGTATTGGAGAGATGTTTTGTTAGTGTTGATGCCGATATGAGGCAGACTCTGGATAGTAGTTCTGCAAAGTGCAATTTTAATTCGTTTAGTTGTTGTTTCCCAGTATTCAAGTTTATTatgcttctttttcattctgaagCTCCTCGTCATCACCCCCGAAGGCATGACATGTGAGTACtgtattttcttgtttcttaAATTCTACTCGTTGTTGGCTGTTAAGTAACAAAGTTTCTGGTTGTTTGGCAGTAAAAGTTGTGGAAAATTGAGTGATGTTGATTGTGCCTTGATATTACGTTACCTTTTGAAGGGCTGTGAGGTGAGACTTTGATCCTTTTGATATATACTTGTAAATATGTTATAATTTCTGTATTGATGATGAGATCCTTGTTCTCTTCATATAAAGAAGTGCTTGACCTTCTGCAGAATTATATAGCTTAAAATGTTGTTTGCTTTTGTTGCTTCGTTGATGCTAAGTTCATTCTGTTGTTTGAAGGTCCTGCCTGTTGGAAAAGAGTTACTGGCTTGTCTTACAGCTTTCAAAGAATTAGCTTCTTGTACTCAAGGTCAAATGGCAATTGGAGCTTCTCTTTCTGGCATCCACTCTCAAGCTCATGAACTTGAATCGAGCAATGATGATAATGTTGTGAATTGTAATGATCATCGTGTTGCAGAATGGAAAAAACGCCCCCCATTACTAAGCTGTTGGATGAAGTTGTTGAGATCAATCAACTCAAAGGATGATTTGTCAACTGGTGCTGTTGATGCTGTTTATATgctatctcttgggtctctgcaGTTTTGCATTGAAGGAGACAGGTAAGATTTTTTTTCCCCGTTTCTGATTGCTGCTTCTGATTACTTATACGTTTGTGATCATTTgcaattaattttgtaaaaaactTCTATGCTTGTATCAATCGAATTCTAAGTTAATGTAACTCAAGAATGTAGCAgttgaaaattgaaataattaaagcCTTGTTATTTGACCATTGGTttccgcttttttttttttttttttgtaaagaaTGTGTCACTGATGGTTTGCAGGAGATAATGTTTGGTTTGATTGACTAAAGACTAAGTTTGGGTTGCAATTGAAATTTTTTGATCAGTTGTGTGTATATGTTGATATCCAGAAGTTTGAAttattgaaaacataaatatgttAAAGGACATTGGGAATCGGCCTATTCTCATATTTGCGGTCTCCCTGGTGTTTAGCAAATGATGTAGAGGtgtttatttattagatattcaTATCTTGGATGCTTGTTATTTACATTGCTCAAGCCAGAGTCACTGTTTTTGTATGGGAT contains:
- the LOC112757700 gene encoding protein virilizer homolog isoform X1, coding for MGRPEPCVLFAQTFVHPQLDEYVDEVIFSEPIVITACEFLEQSASSVAQSVALVGATLPPSFAIEVFVHCEGETRFRRLCQPFLYSHSSSNVLEVEAVVTSHLVVRGSYRSLSLVIYGNTAEDLGQFNIEFGDNALTDLADSEEGKLEDLPVALHPTNFTIEDSSSLNVLSIPVPAADISVEVKLFLQLMLKILEFSELGDAGHKVVSTVVSAIASYISSDICESISGRYQTRNRPDKFEELHGVVNEARKGLLEVYKVLQQKIGSESSEYSAEGNDLEMGTEISDSKVLVDMFNHYFQFKRQSLLTGDHFVSRSEHTLLGLSMAHLLCSGRESCFHFVNSGGMEQLAKFFSKDGQNSTTIMLLLLGVVERATRFSVGCEGFLGWWPREDENIPSGTSEGYSQLLKLILSKPRHDVASLATYLLHRLRFYEVTSRYESAVLSVLENISTAGRVTDVTLNMLTSAEIFLRKLLKLINSRGPIEDPSPLACASRSMIFGQTDGLLSYKTTSALINSSSCCFADWDIDSHLLGLLKERGFVSLSTALLSSSVLRTEKGHVMEIFMDVTSSVEAVILSLLFCRSGLIYLLQDPELSSTLIHALRGGHRGNKEDCVPLRYASVLISKGFFCSPLEIGMIVGMHLKVVKAIDSLLSSNPQSEEFLWVVWELSALSRSDCGRQALLALANFPEAISLLIEALSSVKETESVVKNSGSSPVNLTLIHSAAEIIEVIVTDSTASSLGSWIGHAMELHRALHSSSPGSNRKDAPSRLVEWIDAGVVYHKHGGIGLLRYAAVLASGGDAQLTSTSILVSDLTDVENVVGESSIGSEINVMENLGKFISEKSFDGVTLRDSSLAQLTTALRILSSISENPTVAATLYDEGAVIVIFAILVNCRFMLERSSNSYDYLVDEGTECNATSDLLLERNRELSIVDLLVPSLMLLIELLQKLQEAKEQHRNTKLMNALLRLHREISPKLAACAADLSSPYPNYAIGYGAVCHLIASTLAFWPVYGWSPGLFHTLLTSVQASSVLTLGPKETCSLLYLLSDLFPEENMWLWTSGMPLLSARRMLSVGTLFGPQKERHVNWYLEPAHLEKLVFQFGHHIDEIAEIIQHYAVSALVVIQDLLRVFVTRIACQNPDYASRLIRPVLSSINHHISESSSPSDTDAFKVLRLLDFLVSLLEHPFGKGLLLREGTLQIITKVLERCFVSVDADMRQTLDSSSAKCNFNSFSCCFPVFKFIMLLFHSEAPRHHPRRHDIKSCGKLSDVDCALILRYLLKGCEVLPVGKELLACLTAFKELASCTQGQMAIGASLSGIHSQAHELESSNDDNVVNCNDHRVAEWKKRPPLLSCWMKLLRSINSKDDLSTGAVDAVYMLSLGSLQFCIEGDSLNAERVAVLKYLYGLSDDMTRSADFPEENINYILEFGTLLSSKVAMDDGLVTPHLQIPLYQVSELVKSLSSVLQRSASSMVVDELVLPQNDALSFAETRQMLENSVEMIDDHLYNGGLGDKFLWECPETLPDRLTQTNLATKRKLTSMDGPVRRARGESFQADNSSQSTFSRGVSQSNVPSGPTRRDAFRQRKPNTSRPPSMHVDDYVARERNVDGVTNVIAVPRAGSTGGRPPSIHVDEFMARQRERQNPSAAVVGEAVGHLKNASPVKPADGEKLNKSKQLKTDLNDDLQELDIVFEVEESEHDDKLPFPQPDDDLPQAAPVIVEQSSPHSIVEETESDAVDSSQFSRMGTPLGSNVDENGQSEFSSKMSVSRPDILARESSVSSDRKYVEQSDDLKNVVPAKSSGGYDSSMAHSSGFPGPLYNNPSISPLQLPADSRMASQNFFMKNSPQHGGNASGSQGLYDQRFLPNQPPLPPMPPPPTISPVISHAPDSVPGQSSPFVNSPAGTQRPVAFQVQTDYSSPFNNGSTSTSSGPSVPIPDMKYSRTSVSSPGGPNRLAPPLPPTPPPFASSPYNLPSVKTSSAYGQTSIGTAELPQASNAPLGARSSPYPPNPMMLPLGFNRPASMPLNPYGNSPSHQQSENQPSILQSVSVPAASFSSMHSVTQLQPLQPPQLPRPPQPPQQLLRPPVQALQQLEQGMPMPTNVQMHQLQMLQQSQVSSIQTYYQNQHQEFPHAPQQQHQPAEFTQHRDAQAQQQSDPGMSLHEYFKSPEAIQSLLSDRDKLCQLLEQHPKLMQMLQERLGQL
- the LOC112757700 gene encoding protein virilizer homolog isoform X2, producing the protein MLTSAEIFLRKLLKLINSRGPIEDPSPLACASRSMIFGQTDGLLSYKTTSALINSSSCCFADWDIDSHLLGLLKERGFVSLSTALLSSSVLRTEKGHVMEIFMDVTSSVEAVILSLLFCRSGLIYLLQDPELSSTLIHALRGGHRGNKEDCVPLRYASVLISKGFFCSPLEIGMIVGMHLKVVKAIDSLLSSNPQSEEFLWVVWELSALSRSDCGRQALLALANFPEAISLLIEALSSVKETESVVKNSGSSPVNLTLIHSAAEIIEVIVTDSTASSLGSWIGHAMELHRALHSSSPGSNRKDAPSRLVEWIDAGVVYHKHGGIGLLRYAAVLASGGDAQLTSTSILVSDLTDVENVVGESSIGSEINVMENLGKFISEKSFDGVTLRDSSLAQLTTALRILSSISENPTVAATLYDEGAVIVIFAILVNCRFMLERSSNSYDYLVDEGTECNATSDLLLERNRELSIVDLLVPSLMLLIELLQKLQEAKEQHRNTKLMNALLRLHREISPKLAACAADLSSPYPNYAIGYGAVCHLIASTLAFWPVYGWSPGLFHTLLTSVQASSVLTLGPKETCSLLYLLSDLFPEENMWLWTSGMPLLSARRMLSVGTLFGPQKERHVNWYLEPAHLEKLVFQFGHHIDEIAEIIQHYAVSALVVIQDLLRVFVTRIACQNPDYASRLIRPVLSSINHHISESSSPSDTDAFKVLRLLDFLVSLLEHPFGKGLLLREGTLQIITKVLERCFVSVDADMRQTLDSSSAKCNFNSFSCCFPVFKFIMLLFHSEAPRHHPRRHDIKSCGKLSDVDCALILRYLLKGCEVLPVGKELLACLTAFKELASCTQGQMAIGASLSGIHSQAHELESSNDDNVVNCNDHRVAEWKKRPPLLSCWMKLLRSINSKDDLSTGAVDAVYMLSLGSLQFCIEGDSLNAERVAVLKYLYGLSDDMTRSADFPEENINYILEFGTLLSSKVAMDDGLVTPHLQIPLYQVSELVKSLSSVLQRSASSMVVDELVLPQNDALSFAETRQMLENSVEMIDDHLYNGGLGDKFLWECPETLPDRLTQTNLATKRKLTSMDGPVRRARGESFQADNSSQSTFSRGVSQSNVPSGPTRRDAFRQRKPNTSRPPSMHVDDYVARERNVDGVTNVIAVPRAGSTGGRPPSIHVDEFMARQRERQNPSAAVVGEAVGHLKNASPVKPADGEKLNKSKQLKTDLNDDLQELDIVFEVEESEHDDKLPFPQPDDDLPQAAPVIVEQSSPHSIVEETESDAVDSSQFSRMGTPLGSNVDENGQSEFSSKMSVSRPDILARESSVSSDRKYVEQSDDLKNVVPAKSSGGYDSSMAHSSGFPGPLYNNPSISPLQLPADSRMASQNFFMKNSPQHGGNASGSQGLYDQRFLPNQPPLPPMPPPPTISPVISHAPDSVPGQSSPFVNSPAGTQRPVAFQVQTDYSSPFNNGSTSTSSGPSVPIPDMKYSRTSVSSPGGPNRLAPPLPPTPPPFASSPYNLPSVKTSSAYGQTSIGTAELPQASNAPLGARSSPYPPNPMMLPLGFNRPASMPLNPYGNSPSHQQSENQPSILQSVSVPAASFSSMHSVTQLQPLQPPQLPRPPQPPQQLLRPPVQALQQLEQGMPMPTNVQMHQLQMLQQSQVSSIQTYYQNQHQEFPHAPQQQHQPAEFTQHRDAQAQQQSDPGMSLHEYFKSPEAIQSLLSDRDKLCQLLEQHPKLMQMLQERLGQL